One region of Peribacillus simplex genomic DNA includes:
- a CDS encoding ABC transporter substrate-binding protein translates to MKNKKLAGVFLSLSLVAGALAGCGGDLKTSSSGGSSSKSGDTIKIGANLELSGGTASFGQSAADGLKLAIDEINKEGIDGKKLEIVKVDNKSDAAEATSGSIKLVSQDKVVAVVGSATSTNTLAQVQVAQDNKVPLLTPTATNPDITNKAGKLNDYVFRTCFIDPFQGTVAANFASDEIGAKTAAIYVDSASDYSKGLAAAFKEAFTAKGGKIVAEEAYVTKDTDFRSTLTRIKSAKPEFVFLPGYYEEVGLILKQAREDGMDLPFMGGDGWDSPKVVEIAGAEALKNTYITNHYSPEDEDPKIQDFVAAFKKEYNKTPDAFAALGYDTGYYLADAIKRSGDASPEKIRQALEEVKDLKLVSGTLNLDENHDPIKSATILEYVDGKQTFKTKINP, encoded by the coding sequence ATGAAGAATAAAAAGCTGGCAGGAGTGTTTCTATCGCTTTCATTGGTTGCAGGGGCGCTCGCAGGCTGTGGTGGCGACTTGAAAACCAGCAGTTCAGGCGGGAGTTCATCCAAATCGGGTGACACAATCAAAATTGGGGCCAACCTTGAATTGTCCGGAGGTACGGCATCATTCGGCCAATCGGCCGCAGATGGTTTGAAACTTGCCATCGATGAAATTAATAAAGAGGGCATCGACGGTAAGAAACTGGAAATCGTTAAGGTTGATAATAAATCAGATGCAGCAGAAGCTACAAGCGGTTCGATTAAGTTAGTCAGTCAGGACAAGGTTGTTGCTGTAGTCGGATCAGCGACAAGCACAAATACATTGGCACAGGTTCAGGTCGCACAGGATAATAAAGTTCCTCTACTTACACCAACTGCAACAAATCCCGACATCACCAATAAAGCTGGAAAGCTGAATGATTATGTGTTCAGAACTTGCTTTATCGATCCATTCCAAGGTACGGTTGCAGCCAATTTCGCATCCGACGAAATAGGGGCGAAGACGGCTGCGATCTATGTGGACAGCGCAAGTGATTATTCTAAAGGATTGGCCGCAGCTTTTAAAGAAGCGTTCACTGCCAAGGGCGGTAAAATCGTTGCAGAAGAAGCTTATGTTACAAAAGATACTGATTTCCGCTCTACATTAACAAGGATCAAATCCGCAAAACCAGAGTTCGTTTTCCTTCCTGGTTATTATGAAGAAGTCGGATTGATCTTAAAGCAGGCCCGTGAGGACGGGATGGACCTTCCGTTCATGGGCGGAGACGGCTGGGATTCCCCGAAGGTCGTTGAAATTGCCGGAGCGGAGGCGTTAAAAAATACCTATATTACGAATCACTATTCCCCAGAAGATGAAGATCCAAAAATTCAGGATTTCGTTGCAGCCTTCAAAAAGGAATACAATAAAACACCGGATGCTTTTGCAGCACTTGGCTATGATACTGGGTACTACCTGGCAGATGCCATCAAAAGGTCTGGAGATGCCTCTCCCGAAAAAATCAGACAAGCGTTGGAAGAAGTCAAAGATCTTAAATTAGTTTCCGGAACGCTGAACCTTGATGAAAATCATGATCCGATCAAATCGGCGACCATTTTGGAATATGTAGATGGCAAACAAACATTCAAGACAAAAATCAATCCATAA
- a CDS encoding M20 family metallopeptidase — MRALKDLLNAKRKEMLQLVEQLVNIDSGSHTKKGIDEIGSILKTKFESLDFIVDTVEQQNYGNQLVIQHRDAHQPHIVVVAHMDTVFPEGTAQKRPFKVKGNRAYGPGVADMKASLVLLFYAILCLKQSGQTGYEHVQIIFNSDEEIGSPSSASLISEKAADKKFALILEPARADGSLVTERRGCGQFKMDVVGVAAHAGIEPEKGRSAIEELAHKIIALHQLNDPKKGISVNVGMIEGGSAVNTIASHAAAYVDVRISEKKQEGIILNQLKKICAETYIPGTKTVLSGKMDRSPMEKNEKTNLLLETIRQSGKEIGIQITDMATGGGSDASFTSELGIATVDGLGPIGGDAHSDEEYLDIPSLTERTLLLATILQKLSKMT, encoded by the coding sequence GTGAGAGCTTTGAAAGATTTATTGAACGCAAAGAGGAAGGAAATGCTTCAATTAGTGGAGCAGCTAGTGAATATAGATAGTGGTTCTCATACGAAAAAGGGCATTGATGAAATTGGTTCAATTTTAAAAACGAAATTTGAAAGCTTGGATTTTATTGTGGATACGGTTGAGCAGCAGAATTATGGAAATCAGCTGGTCATCCAGCATCGTGACGCGCATCAGCCGCATATTGTTGTCGTCGCACATATGGATACGGTTTTTCCTGAAGGGACAGCCCAAAAACGTCCTTTTAAAGTGAAGGGAAATCGGGCTTACGGTCCTGGTGTTGCTGATATGAAGGCTAGTTTGGTTTTGCTTTTTTATGCGATCCTTTGTTTGAAACAATCGGGGCAGACAGGCTATGAGCATGTCCAAATCATTTTCAATAGTGATGAAGAGATCGGGTCTCCGTCGTCCGCTTCACTTATATCGGAAAAGGCGGCTGATAAGAAGTTCGCGTTAATTCTTGAACCGGCAAGGGCGGATGGTTCACTGGTCACGGAAAGAAGGGGCTGCGGACAATTTAAGATGGATGTAGTGGGGGTGGCCGCCCATGCAGGGATCGAACCGGAAAAGGGTCGAAGTGCAATTGAAGAATTGGCTCATAAGATCATCGCCTTACACCAATTGAATGATCCAAAGAAAGGAATCAGCGTTAATGTCGGCATGATTGAAGGAGGTTCTGCTGTCAATACCATCGCTTCCCATGCAGCCGCTTATGTGGATGTGCGGATCTCTGAAAAAAAGCAAGAAGGCATCATCCTCAATCAATTGAAAAAAATCTGCGCGGAAACCTATATTCCAGGGACGAAAACGGTATTAAGCGGGAAAATGGACCGGTCTCCCATGGAAAAGAACGAGAAAACGAACTTGCTTTTAGAGACGATCCGTCAGTCTGGGAAGGAAATTGGCATCCAAATCACGGATATGGCCACTGGTGGAGGATCGGATGCTTCTTTTACTTCTGAATTGGGTATAGCGACAGTGGATGGACTCGGGCCCATTGGAGGGGATGCACATAGTGATGAGGAGTATTTGGATATTCCCAGCCTGACAGAACGGACTCTCCTGCTGGCTACCATCCTTCAAAAATTATCGAAAATGACCTAG
- a CDS encoding tRNA threonylcarbamoyladenosine dehydratase, whose amino-acid sequence MLHQFSRNELAIGKEGIDILKNTTVAVLGVGGVGSFSAEALARTGVGRIILVDKDDVDITNVNRQIHALLSTVGQPKAELMKKRIQDINPDCEVIALKMFYTEETFEEFFSYGLDYVIDASDTVIYKMHVMKECLKRNIKVISSMGAANKMDPTRFQIADISKTHTDPLAKVIRTRLRKEGITKGIPVVFSDESPIVIREDVRKEVGNDEAKIRKAQMPPSSNAFVPSVAGLIAASWVINDILKDIEVRRVND is encoded by the coding sequence ATGCTGCATCAGTTTTCACGAAATGAATTAGCAATTGGCAAGGAAGGCATCGATATACTGAAAAACACGACCGTTGCTGTCCTGGGTGTGGGAGGCGTAGGTTCTTTTTCAGCTGAAGCATTGGCACGCACGGGTGTCGGCCGTATTATTCTTGTGGATAAGGACGATGTCGACATAACTAATGTAAACAGGCAGATTCATGCACTATTATCAACAGTCGGTCAACCGAAAGCGGAATTGATGAAAAAACGCATTCAAGACATCAATCCCGACTGCGAAGTGATCGCTCTTAAAATGTTCTATACAGAAGAAACGTTTGAGGAATTCTTCAGTTATGGCCTGGATTATGTCATTGATGCATCCGATACGGTCATTTATAAGATGCATGTGATGAAGGAATGCCTGAAACGGAATATTAAGGTGATTTCAAGCATGGGGGCCGCTAATAAAATGGATCCTACGCGTTTCCAAATTGCCGATATCTCCAAAACGCATACAGATCCGCTTGCAAAGGTCATTCGTACTAGATTGCGTAAAGAAGGCATCACAAAGGGAATTCCCGTAGTCTTCTCGGACGAAAGCCCGATTGTCATTCGTGAGGATGTCCGGAAAGAAGTCGGCAATGATGAGGCAAAAATCCGTAAAGCCCAAATGCCGCCATCTTCGAATGCTTTCGTACCATCTGTAGCGGGCTTAATTGCGGCAAGCTGGGTAATCAATGATATTTTAAAAGACATTGAAGTTCGCCGTGTAAATGATTGA